A segment of the Candidatus Brevundimonas phytovorans genome:
CAGGGCGTCGCGCAGCCAGGCCTCCTTGGCCCGCACCGCCTCGACCGTGTGGTTAGGGCCGAGATGCAGCTTCAGGACGATGAAGACATAGTTGCGCACCCGCCCCTCGGTGATGATCGGCAAGCCCATGCCGGGCAGGTTCAGGAAGGCGGCGGCGGCCGGTGCGGCCTTCTCACTGGCGTCCGCGCCGCCGGCGAGCGCGGAGGCGGCCCCGGAGGCGGTCAGGACGGCGGCGGCCTGGATCAAAGCGCGACGTTGCATCAGGCTGTTCTGCCCTGCCCCCGTTAGGATTCCGTTGCGGCCCTAGTCGTGGGCCCAGCCGACGCGGGTCGGGGTGATCTCGGCCCCGAGATGGCGCGCCACCACGCCCCGCCCCTCGACCACGCGACCGATGCGGGTCAGGCGCAGATGGCGGCGCTCCGCTTCACGGCGAAGAGCGTTCTCGGCCCCCGCCGGCACGGTCAGGATGATCTCGTAGTCGTCGCCGCCGGCGGCCAGCAGCTCCAGCGCGCCCTGCGGATCGACGCGACTATCCAGCCAGGCCTGGGCCGCCGCCGACAGGGGCAGGACCTCCAGGTCGATCTCGATGCCGACCTTGCTGGCCTCGGCTATGTGGCCGACGTCGGCCAGCAGGCCGTCGGAGACGTCGGCGCTGGCCGTGGCCAGGCCGCGCACGACGGTGGCGAACTCCACACGCGGCATGGGGGTGCGATAGGCGGCCTCCAGCGCATCCATGCGCTCGGGCTCCAGCGACAACGCGCCTTGCGCCGCCTGAAGGCCCAACCAGCCGTCGCCTATCGTGCCGGTGACAAACAGCAGGTCGCCCGGCCGCGCCCCGCCCCGGCTGACGGTAGAGGACGACGGCGCCCAGCCCATCAAGGTGGCCGAGAAACTGGCCGGACCGGGCGTCTTGACCGTGTCGCCGCCCAGCAGGGCGATGTCGAAGATGGCCTGGTCGCGCCGCAGCCCGGCGACAAAGGCCTCGCGCTCGGGCCAGCCGCAACGTTCGGACCAGTGGCAGGCCAGCAGATAGCCGAAGGGCTCTGCCCCCTTGGCGGCCAGGTCGGACAGGTTCACGCGCAGCAGCTTCTGCGCCACGGTGTCCAGCGGGTCGTCGGGCAGGAAGTGGACGCCCTCGATGATGGCGTCCTTGGTCAGGATCAGATCATGCCCCGGACGCGAGGGCAGCACAGCCACATCGTCGGCCAGCCCCCTCGCCCATTCCGGGTGCGCCAGCGGCTTCAGAAGCCGCTGGATGGTCTCGAATTCGCCAGCGACATCAATCGCGGGCATCGCGCGCCACGCCGTCGAGCGCCGCGTTCACGAACTTCGCCTCTGCTTCGTCGAAGAAGGCCTTGGCCAGCTCGACATACTCGTCGATGACGATTTCACGCGGGACGTCGGACTTGAACTTCAGCTCCCAGGCGCCGCAACGCAGGAGGGCGCGAAGCGTGGCGTCCAGACGTTCCATCCGCCAGTTGGAGGCCAGACGCGCCTTGACGGCCTCGTCGATGGCCCGCTGGTCCTCGACCACGCCGTGGACGATCTCCGAGAACCAGTCCTCGTCGGCCTCGGCCAGAGGGGCGCCGTCGATGTCGCCGTCGAAGCGGTGATCGCGGAACTCCTTGACGATGACGTCCACGCCCTCGCCTGCCAGTTCCATCTGATACAGGGCCTGGACAGCGGCCAGACGAGCAACCGTGCGGGCGCGGCGCTGACGCGAGGTCAGTTGCGGCTCGGCACGGGCTTTGTCGGCCTCGGCCAGTTGCGCCATGACTTCGGCGACGGTGGCCGGGGTGGGTTTGCTCTGTTCGGTCACGAGGCCAGTCCTCCGCGCAGGCGCTTGCGCAGCGCGATCAGGTCCAGACAGGCGCGAGCGGCGCCGCCGCCCTTGTCGCCTTCGCTCATCCGGGCGCGCGCCCAGGTCTGGGCTTCGTCTTCGGTCGTCAGGATGCCGTTGCCGATGGCCAGACCCTTGAGGCCCAGATGCATCAGGCCGGCGGCGGATTGATCCGAGACGATCTCGAAGTGGTAGGTCTCGCCGCGAATGATGCAGCCCAGAGCGACATAGCCGTCATAGCGCGGGGCGGTCGGGTAGCGACCGGCCTCCTCGGCCAGGGCGATGGCGGTCGGAACCTCCAGGGCGCCCGGCACGGTGACGACGTCGAACTGCACGCCTTGCGCGCGCAGGGCGTCCTTGGCCCCTTCCAGAAGGGCGTCAGCCAGATCGTCGTAGTAACGCGCCTCAACGATCAGGACGCGGGTGGGGTCGTTCAGGATTGGTCTTCTCCGTCCATGTCGCGCCAACCGGCGATGCGCAGGCCGTAGCCTTCAAGCGCCGTCGGATTGGGGCGGGTCGAACTCATGATGATCATGTCGCGCACGCCGAGATCCAGCAGGATCTGGGCGCCCACGCCATAGGCTTTGATGGCGCGGTCCGCGGCGGCGGGCTTGTCGCCGCCGACCAGACGTTCCGACAGCCGGTGCAGGCCCGGATCGCGCAGGAAGACGGCGACACCGGGGCCGTCCTCGGCGCTGAGCGCCTTGAGCGCGCGGGGGATATAGTCCTGGCGGGCCTCAATGTGCCCCAGCAGGTCGGCGGCGAAGTCGATCTGGTGCATCCGCACGACGGTCGGCTTGGTCGGGTCGATGTCGCCGTGGATCAGGGCGACGTGTTCGGCGCCCTCGATGGTGTCCTTGTAGACGATCATGCGGAACGGGCCGCCGTGGACGCTTTCGAACGGGGTATCCAGCACGCGCTCGACGAAGCGCTCGGTGCGGCGGCGATAGGCGATCAGGTCGGCGATGGTGCCGATCTTCAGCCCATGCAACTGGGCGAAGGCGATCAGGTCAGGCATCCGCGCCATCTCGCCGTCGTCCTTGATGATCTCGCAGATCACCCCGGCCGGGATCAGGCCCGCCATGCGGCTGATATCGACAGCGGCTTCGGTATGGCCGGTGCGGACCAGAACCCCGCCGTCGCGCGCAACCAGAGGGAAGATGTGGCCCGGGGAGACGATGTCGTCGGCGCCGCGCGACGGGTCGGCGGCGACCTGGACGGTGCGGGCGCGGTCGGCGGCGGAGATGCCGGTCGTGACGCCTTCCTTGGCCTCGATCGAGATGGTGAAGGCCGTGCCCATGCTTTCGCGGTTTTCAGCGGCCATCGGCGGC
Coding sequences within it:
- the ribB gene encoding 3,4-dihydroxy-2-butanone-4-phosphate synthase; this translates as MPMERGMLAANMNDSPISPIEDILEDARNGRPYILVDAEDRENEGDIIIPAQFATPDQINFMIKHARGLVCLAMTADRAKALRLPPMAAENRESMGTAFTISIEAKEGVTTGISAADRARTVQVAADPSRGADDIVSPGHIFPLVARDGGVLVRTGHTEAAVDISRMAGLIPAGVICEIIKDDGEMARMPDLIAFAQLHGLKIGTIADLIAYRRRTERFVERVLDTPFESVHGGPFRMIVYKDTIEGAEHVALIHGDIDPTKPTVVRMHQIDFAADLLGHIEARQDYIPRALKALSAEDGPGVAVFLRDPGLHRLSERLVGGDKPAAADRAIKAYGVGAQILLDLGVRDMIIMSSTRPNPTALEGYGLRIAGWRDMDGEDQS
- the ribH gene encoding 6,7-dimethyl-8-ribityllumazine synthase is translated as MNDPTRVLIVEARYYDDLADALLEGAKDALRAQGVQFDVVTVPGALEVPTAIALAEEAGRYPTAPRYDGYVALGCIIRGETYHFEIVSDQSAAGLMHLGLKGLAIGNGILTTEDEAQTWARARMSEGDKGGGAARACLDLIALRKRLRGGLAS
- the thiL gene encoding thiamine-phosphate kinase, with translation MPAIDVAGEFETIQRLLKPLAHPEWARGLADDVAVLPSRPGHDLILTKDAIIEGVHFLPDDPLDTVAQKLLRVNLSDLAAKGAEPFGYLLACHWSERCGWPEREAFVAGLRRDQAIFDIALLGGDTVKTPGPASFSATLMGWAPSSSTVSRGGARPGDLLFVTGTIGDGWLGLQAAQGALSLEPERMDALEAAYRTPMPRVEFATVVRGLATASADVSDGLLADVGHIAEASKVGIEIDLEVLPLSAAAQAWLDSRVDPQGALELLAAGGDDYEIILTVPAGAENALRREAERRHLRLTRIGRVVEGRGVVARHLGAEITPTRVGWAHD
- the nusB gene encoding transcription antitermination factor NusB gives rise to the protein MAQLAEADKARAEPQLTSRQRRARTVARLAAVQALYQMELAGEGVDVIVKEFRDHRFDGDIDGAPLAEADEDWFSEIVHGVVEDQRAIDEAVKARLASNWRMERLDATLRALLRCGAWELKFKSDVPREIVIDEYVELAKAFFDEAEAKFVNAALDGVARDARD